The nucleotide window GAACATGTCGTCCAACACTTCTCCAAACCCAAGCGACGAATCCTCGTACGACGCTAACAAAGATCATCATAACATGGGAGGTTTCATAACATCTTCAACACAAGACCAACAACATATTGATCACAACCATTTTATGCCTATGTTCAATACTTCCTCACCACCTTCCATGCAAAACACAGTTTTCAATACCATCATCTCAGCTTCTTCCGGCGGCGGATTcttcaataacaataacaataataataataataataccaatACCGGTTCATACTTCTCGCAGAATAATCATGACAGCAAAAGTActttttatttggaaaaagtgttTGGGAGTGTAAATATCAATGGTGCAGAAAGAGAAGATGAGATTGGAATCTACAATGTTCCTCCTCTAGAGAGTGTTAACAGCACTATCACTTATGATGAACATACTATAAAAATGGAGAAGAACATTGCATTCAATGGAGAAGATACTTATAACAATAGTAGCTATAACTTTGATAACATTAACAACATTGTTAATGTTAGTAAGAGAAGTGATAATCAAAATAGAGGTGAAGATGAGGTGGAGAATTTGTTTCATGGAGATTTATCTGTGGGAGATTGGGACTTGGAGGATTTGATGAAAGATGTTTCATCTTTTCCAtttcttgatttttcaaactGAATATTCAAGATTCAACAAAgtggttttcattattttttttcatttttacacTGCAGGGTTATATTTGTATTTTTGCTGTTATACAGTACATAGGGAGTAAATTTTACTGATTAACAAGG belongs to Vicia villosa cultivar HV-30 ecotype Madison, WI unplaced genomic scaffold, Vvil1.0 ctg.002896F_1_1, whole genome shotgun sequence and includes:
- the LOC131640018 gene encoding transcription factor MYB46-like; its protein translation is MISTSRGGTSSAMRKPEAASGKNNNSNNKLRKGLWSPEEDEKLMNYMLNSGQGCWSDVARNAGLQRCGKSCRLRWINYLRPDLKRGAFSPQEEELIIHLHSLLGNRWSQIAARLPGRTDNEIKNFWNSTIKKRLKNMSSNTSPNPSDESSYDANKDHHNMGGFITSSTQDQQHIDHNHFMPMFNTSSPPSMQNTVFNTIISASSGGGFFNNNNNNNNNNTNTGSYFSQNNHDSKSTFYLEKVFGSVNINGAEREDEIGIYNVPPLESVNSTITYDEHTIKMEKNIAFNGEDTYNNSSYNFDNINNIVNVSKRSDNQNRGEDEVENLFHGDLSVGDWDLEDLMKDVSSFPFLDFSN